A genomic region of Paenibacillus sp. PL2-23 contains the following coding sequences:
- a CDS encoding DUF1629 domain-containing protein: MYYKLLTEFEHCENHVMCYSDENFNFDVYDPMSGELIRSEPEFLFYFDENEGNILTDFIANNLGWVLVSKKVKKIFERSVTDIQFLCTSIIEKNSNKIIEDYFVANILTVVDALNINQSTVSEMKIDGETILSVIKFALNEENIESYDVFKVKDHELSTFISESMKDLFGKNNVSGVDLLKIKTVK; this comes from the coding sequence ATGTACTATAAGTTGTTGACTGAATTCGAGCATTGTGAAAATCACGTGATGTGCTATTCAGATGAAAATTTTAATTTCGATGTTTATGATCCGATGTCAGGGGAATTAATTAGATCAGAACCTGAATTTTTATTTTATTTTGATGAGAATGAGGGGAATATACTCACAGACTTTATTGCAAATAATCTTGGATGGGTGTTAGTGTCAAAAAAAGTGAAAAAAATATTTGAGAGATCAGTTACTGACATTCAATTCTTATGCACAAGTATTATTGAAAAAAATTCAAATAAAATTATAGAGGACTACTTTGTTGCCAATATACTGACAGTAGTCGATGCTTTGAATATAAATCAATCCACGGTAAGTGAAATGAAAATAGATGGAGAAACAATACTTTCAGTAATAAAGTTTGCATTAAATGAGGAAAATATCGAAAGTTATGATGTTTTTAAAGTGAAAGATCATGAGCTATCAACCTTTATTTCTGAATCAATGAAAGATCTTTTTGGTAAGAATAATGTTTCTGGAGTGGATTTATTGAAAATAAAGACTGTAAAATAA
- a CDS encoding YheC/YheD family protein, producing MLKTKVAVQVISADKLPEDTIMLGESYIRYWKIPRGQHVRLKFGAFRQSVKIIPVAKLLGMRISQSLAAKMGLPHSGADRLHLRLHYKPGTGVLAFGPLIGVLVSRDFPMTPDKPFGNITMFCKELSEACKAQGAHVFFFTPNHISADTSCVQGWIHAGGWKQTTLPAPDVVNNRLTTRKLENSEPVQRFIRETKQAYSTIVFNEKFLDKTEVFDALKSDDSLTRYLPESHSLRSYATLRTMCGRYASVFLKPVRGSLGKGIIRVSRLEGESYQALHATPAGTRKTTYANLAKLYASISVKMKSVRYQIQQGLHLIEIQKRPVDFRALVQKNASGNWVITSIVARTAGSQHFVSNLAKGGTLSTVSAAVAKSNLSSSVSRADTPGRLRNAALQIAKGIDQHIPAHFGELGIDLALDTSGKVWLLEVNSKPSKNDNTPLTEGKIRPSVRMMIQYARFLAGF from the coding sequence ATGCTCAAAACGAAAGTAGCCGTACAGGTCATCAGCGCAGATAAGCTGCCGGAGGATACGATCATGTTAGGCGAGAGCTATATCCGATATTGGAAAATACCCCGGGGCCAGCATGTGCGGCTGAAATTCGGCGCATTCCGCCAGTCTGTCAAAATTATACCCGTCGCCAAATTGTTGGGCATGCGAATCAGCCAGTCGCTTGCGGCTAAGATGGGTCTGCCGCATAGCGGAGCCGATCGTCTTCACCTGCGCCTTCACTATAAGCCGGGAACGGGCGTGCTGGCGTTCGGACCTCTGATCGGCGTGCTGGTCAGCCGGGATTTCCCCATGACGCCGGATAAGCCTTTTGGCAACATTACCATGTTCTGCAAGGAGCTGTCTGAGGCTTGCAAAGCGCAGGGAGCCCATGTCTTCTTCTTCACGCCGAATCACATCAGCGCGGATACCAGCTGCGTGCAGGGCTGGATTCACGCGGGAGGCTGGAAGCAGACGACGCTGCCGGCACCCGATGTCGTCAACAATCGTCTAACCACCCGCAAGCTGGAGAACAGCGAGCCGGTTCAGCGCTTCATAAGGGAAACCAAGCAAGCCTATTCCACGATTGTCTTCAACGAAAAGTTTCTGGACAAGACGGAGGTTTTCGACGCGCTGAAGTCCGATGACAGCCTGACCCGGTACCTGCCGGAGTCGCATTCGCTCCGCAGCTACGCCACCCTTCGCACAATGTGCGGGCGATATGCCAGCGTCTTCCTCAAGCCCGTGCGAGGCAGCCTTGGCAAAGGTATTATACGGGTGTCGCGCTTGGAGGGCGAAAGCTACCAGGCGCTGCACGCGACGCCCGCCGGCACACGCAAGACGACCTATGCCAATCTTGCCAAGCTGTACGCGTCGATCTCGGTGAAGATGAAGTCCGTCCGCTACCAAATTCAGCAGGGCTTGCATCTGATCGAAATTCAGAAGCGCCCCGTAGACTTTCGCGCCCTTGTACAGAAAAACGCCAGCGGTAATTGGGTGATCACCTCCATCGTTGCACGTACCGCGGGCAGCCAGCACTTTGTGTCCAACTTGGCCAAGGGCGGCACGCTCAGCACGGTCAGCGCCGCCGTCGCCAAAAGCAATCTCAGCTCCAGCGTGAGCCGAGCCGATACCCCTGGACGGCTGCGCAACGCGGCACTGCAGATTGCGAAGGGCATCGATCAGCATATCCCGGCGCATTTCGGAGAGCTCGGCATCGACCTCGCACTGGATACAAGCGGCAAGGTGTGGCTGCTTGAGGTGAACTCCAAGCCGTCCAAAAACGACAACACACCGCTGACTGAAGGCAAGATACGGCCGTCTGTCCGCATGATGATCCAATACGCCCGCTTCCTGGCGGGCTTCTAA
- a CDS encoding YheC/YheD family protein, giving the protein MKPSTPLVFGILASSHGKPSDAVWLPEPRLCRELSLASVAAGVETYVFSAADYKPGASSILGLQYVGGEWVRRLVPLPDIVYDRSFYRSAEARRAAAHALAKLKEQRRFQLLNSKLPGKLSVHHALAGDAALAPYLPRTVLYSERGLRELLHAAGGDGLVLKPAAGMQGRGIVRIMLGACDDKPVANGRTRSNRPFQQTFAGTAELTHWLRRFMGRSAYLVQPCLRLRDGFHRPFDIRVLMQKDGSGEWKLTGMAARRGGEESLTSNLHGGGEALPAHTLLTENFGKLEAERLRKEIHTISGHTAKRLETSFGRFGELAFDCGIEPSGKLWLLEANSKPGRDAFRQIGDETAQRLSIQRPLRYARYIMHRAAPTFVSAEFAYDLVQPERPVAITAGQRSSNVQEVHR; this is encoded by the coding sequence ATGAAGCCGTCCACCCCGCTTGTCTTCGGCATTCTCGCTTCAAGCCATGGGAAGCCAAGTGACGCCGTTTGGCTTCCGGAGCCGCGGCTTTGCCGCGAGCTCAGCTTAGCCTCGGTCGCAGCCGGCGTAGAGACGTATGTGTTCTCCGCCGCTGATTACAAGCCAGGGGCAAGCTCGATTCTTGGCTTGCAATACGTTGGCGGTGAATGGGTGCGCCGGCTCGTCCCGCTGCCCGATATTGTATACGACCGCAGCTTCTACAGAAGCGCGGAAGCGCGCAGAGCCGCGGCTCACGCGCTGGCGAAGCTGAAGGAGCAGCGCCGCTTCCAGCTGCTGAACAGCAAGCTCCCCGGCAAGCTGAGCGTCCATCATGCTCTCGCCGGGGACGCGGCGCTGGCTCCCTATCTGCCGCGAACAGTCCTCTATTCGGAACGCGGACTGAGGGAGCTTCTCCATGCCGCCGGTGGAGATGGGCTTGTGCTCAAGCCCGCTGCCGGCATGCAAGGCCGCGGCATTGTGCGGATAATGCTCGGAGCTTGCGATGACAAGCCCGTGGCGAACGGTCGGACGAGGAGCAATCGTCCATTCCAGCAGACCTTTGCGGGAACAGCGGAGCTGACCCATTGGCTGCGGCGATTCATGGGACGATCGGCATACCTGGTGCAGCCCTGTCTCCGGCTTCGCGACGGCTTCCATCGTCCATTCGACATTCGAGTGCTGATGCAGAAGGATGGCAGCGGGGAATGGAAGCTGACAGGCATGGCGGCCAGAAGAGGCGGCGAGGAATCCCTCACCTCCAATTTGCATGGCGGCGGCGAAGCGCTTCCAGCCCACACCCTCCTGACCGAGAACTTTGGCAAGCTCGAAGCCGAACGTTTAAGGAAGGAAATCCATACAATAAGTGGGCATACAGCGAAACGACTGGAGACCAGCTTCGGCAGATTCGGCGAGCTTGCCTTTGACTGCGGCATCGAGCCATCTGGCAAGCTATGGCTGCTGGAAGCCAACTCCAAGCCTGGCCGGGACGCGTTCCGCCAGATCGGAGATGAGACCGCTCAGAGACTGTCGATTCAACGTCCGCTTCGCTACGCCCGTTATATCATGCACCGTGCAGCGCCAACCTTTGTATCCGCTGAATTCGCATATGACCTCGTACAGCCCGAGCGCCCGGTTGCTATAACCGCAGGGCAGAGGTCCTCAAACGTTCAGGAGGTTCATCGATGA
- a CDS encoding YheC/YheD family protein: MSLTTCNVHFSQQSDKVVYLSRSLYKQFKLAGQKSVRLKLGNVAITAPVKLLRRAGNHLYLSAGVRNIIKVPKSGLVHLMSTGENEIQLGPLVGILTDNIHSTESYPFGSRSGFIKEIIRTGARKAYIFGFTPSDINWQQETVNGYFLNPQGGWYRKIVPLPDVVYNRLPNRKAETMPYISSVRERFVKRKIPLFNWSFLNKADVYKLLDNDPEALAHLPESVSNPPAAKIKEMLEKYQFVYFKPGGGSLGVGIYRLTYHPVRGYFVRYRRGSQNVLVRYSSFNSMMRMLQARLGSRISQYVAQQGIRLVEIDKCQLDFRFHMHKNGHNQWVPAGIGAKKAGRGSVTTHVKNGGSLMTPDQALGRTFGSDAHAILEKAKRVAVKLSEAIERNYPHRLGELGLDIGIDKSGDVWMFEANAKPGRSIFKHPALRSEGKASVSYLFDHCLYLSRFQGGNAQ; this comes from the coding sequence ATGAGTTTGACAACTTGTAACGTCCACTTCTCCCAGCAGTCCGATAAAGTGGTTTATTTGTCCCGTTCGTTATACAAGCAATTCAAGCTGGCCGGCCAAAAATCGGTTCGCCTCAAGCTGGGCAATGTCGCCATTACGGCTCCAGTAAAGCTGCTGCGGCGAGCCGGCAATCATCTGTATTTGTCCGCTGGCGTCCGCAATATCATCAAGGTTCCAAAGTCAGGCCTCGTGCATCTGATGAGCACTGGCGAGAACGAGATCCAGCTGGGCCCACTCGTTGGCATTCTGACCGACAACATCCATTCGACAGAAAGCTACCCCTTCGGCTCCCGTTCAGGCTTCATCAAGGAAATCATTCGTACTGGGGCTCGCAAAGCCTATATTTTCGGATTTACGCCAAGCGATATCAATTGGCAGCAAGAGACGGTCAACGGCTATTTCCTCAACCCCCAGGGTGGATGGTACCGCAAGATCGTGCCGCTTCCCGACGTTGTCTACAATCGCCTGCCCAACCGGAAGGCGGAGACGATGCCCTATATCAGCTCCGTCAGGGAACGGTTCGTCAAGCGCAAGATTCCGCTGTTCAACTGGAGCTTCCTGAACAAGGCGGATGTCTACAAGCTGCTCGACAACGACCCCGAGGCGCTTGCCCATCTCCCGGAATCCGTCTCCAATCCGCCAGCAGCCAAGATCAAGGAGATGCTGGAGAAATATCAGTTTGTTTACTTCAAGCCGGGGGGCGGCAGCCTGGGCGTCGGCATCTATAGACTGACGTATCATCCCGTCCGGGGATATTTTGTCAGGTACCGCAGAGGCTCCCAGAATGTGCTGGTTCGTTATTCAAGCTTCAACTCCATGATGAGAATGCTTCAGGCAAGGCTAGGCAGCCGTATCAGCCAATACGTTGCCCAGCAGGGTATCCGCTTGGTCGAGATCGACAAGTGCCAGCTCGACTTCCGCTTCCACATGCACAAGAACGGCCACAACCAATGGGTGCCTGCCGGGATCGGAGCCAAGAAGGCAGGACGCGGCAGCGTAACGACACATGTCAAGAACGGCGGCTCGCTCATGACGCCGGACCAGGCGCTGGGCCGAACGTTCGGCAGTGACGCGCACGCCATTCTGGAGAAAGCGAAGCGGGTAGCCGTGAAGCTGTCCGAGGCGATCGAGCGCAACTACCCTCATCGGCTGGGCGAGCTTGGACTTGACATCGGTATCGATAAATCCGGCGACGTATGGATGTTCGAAGCGAACGCCAAACCCGGACGCTCCATCTTCAAGCATCCCGCTCTGCGTTCGGAAGGGAAGGCTTCCGTCTCTTATCTATTCGATCATTGTCTGTATTTGAGCCGGTTCCAGGGAGGAAACGCTCAATGA
- a CDS encoding YheC/YheD family protein — translation MNEPVQEIKQLKEPTKKPTILAILTTDDPNGDFRGNRHNFADLIRTGQSMGFLVYVLTAGNLLFRRKMLRGYVYHTESKKWQKQLMPFPDIIYNRIPHREDEMQPFVRQKIQACRKHTRVMLFNPSFFNKWDLFEWLRRSRTTQPYIPTTRRLMSVSSLGRLIRKHPYLYLKPVSGKAGKGIMTVRLHGGKSLPYRLKIQENRSSSTYNCSTLEKLWARIQKESGGEAYIAQQGIPLASYNERRFDLRALVQKNRRGLWELTGLGARMAGASSITTHVPRGGKIEDPEKLLTYSFGAEQAHKLLQKTSSAVLLIAKQIERASRQRLGEMSMDLGVDDNGNIWFFEANSKPMKFDEPHIRQKSLERIFHYGSYLARKKKKKAGGV, via the coding sequence ATGAATGAGCCTGTTCAAGAAATTAAGCAGCTCAAGGAGCCGACGAAGAAGCCAACCATTCTCGCCATACTCACAACCGACGATCCGAACGGCGACTTTCGCGGCAACCGCCATAACTTTGCCGATCTGATTCGCACCGGTCAATCCATGGGCTTTCTAGTGTATGTGCTAACCGCAGGCAACTTGCTGTTCCGCCGCAAAATGCTGCGCGGGTACGTGTACCACACAGAATCAAAAAAGTGGCAGAAGCAGCTCATGCCATTTCCAGATATTATTTATAACCGCATTCCGCACCGCGAGGACGAGATGCAGCCATTCGTCAGGCAGAAGATTCAAGCCTGTCGCAAGCATACACGCGTCATGCTGTTTAATCCGTCCTTCTTCAATAAATGGGACCTGTTCGAATGGCTGCGCAGATCAAGAACGACTCAGCCTTATATCCCCACAACCAGACGGCTGATGAGCGTCAGCAGCCTGGGCAGGCTGATCCGCAAGCATCCGTACCTCTACTTGAAGCCCGTCAGCGGCAAGGCCGGCAAAGGCATCATGACCGTACGGCTGCATGGCGGCAAAAGCTTGCCGTATCGCTTGAAGATTCAAGAGAACCGGAGCAGCTCCACCTATAATTGCTCCACGCTGGAGAAGCTGTGGGCGCGCATTCAGAAGGAAAGCGGCGGCGAAGCCTATATTGCCCAGCAGGGCATTCCGCTGGCCTCCTATAACGAGAGACGGTTCGATCTGCGCGCGCTTGTGCAGAAGAACCGGAGAGGGCTCTGGGAACTGACAGGTCTGGGGGCCAGAATGGCCGGAGCGTCCAGCATTACGACCCATGTGCCTCGCGGAGGCAAGATCGAGGATCCCGAGAAGCTGCTTACGTATTCCTTCGGCGCCGAGCAGGCTCATAAGCTGCTGCAGAAAACCTCGTCGGCTGTGCTGCTGATCGCCAAGCAGATTGAACGAGCCTCGCGCCAGCGGCTAGGTGAAATGTCGATGGATCTTGGCGTAGACGATAACGGGAATATATGGTTCTTCGAAGCCAACTCCAAGCCTATGAAATTCGATGAACCGCATATCCGCCAGAAATCGCTGGAGCGAATATTCCATTATGGGTCGTATCTCGCCCGCAAAAAAAAGAAAAAAGCAGGAGGCGTCTGA
- a CDS encoding GNAT family N-acetyltransferase — MELLRLTPDSWIKEKRRLLGFIIRFGEKRITIAALHALRSLDPAWLTPDEDGLSKAVVIVAKQHGRVAGIGFAADGGDGGCLLVVHPSARRSGAGSRLMRAMMHALGHLACHVAADNIPSMALCFALGMKAVSIHKGPTGKSTLRFEGGLQHDTARPGHIDAISQ, encoded by the coding sequence ATGGAGCTGCTGCGGCTGACACCTGATAGTTGGATAAAAGAGAAGCGAAGACTGCTCGGATTTATTATTCGGTTCGGAGAGAAGCGCATTACGATCGCCGCTCTCCACGCGCTTCGCAGCCTGGACCCCGCCTGGCTGACGCCGGATGAGGACGGACTTTCCAAAGCGGTTGTCATCGTCGCCAAGCAGCACGGTCGGGTTGCGGGAATCGGCTTCGCCGCGGACGGGGGGGACGGGGGCTGCCTCCTCGTCGTCCACCCCTCCGCGCGCAGGAGCGGCGCTGGGAGCCGGCTGATGAGGGCGATGATGCACGCGCTGGGGCATCTGGCCTGCCATGTTGCGGCCGATAATATTCCTAGCATGGCGCTTTGCTTCGCCTTGGGTATGAAAGCCGTGTCGATTCACAAGGGGCCCACCGGCAAATCGACGCTTCGGTTCGAAGGAGGATTACAGCATGACACAGCCCGTCCTGGGCATATTGACGCTATATCTCAATGA
- a CDS encoding YheC/YheD family protein: protein MTQPVLGILTLYLNDAGVLEERDYYRKMTVEGRKLGLHIIVFTPQDVHDKTNLVRAQYYDPESKLWRRKWTKFPDMIFDRCRIQRSARFNQLLKFRSKYAGRVFLNRPLRNKWAIHSILSKDSRFKVYLPKTRYLDSLQDVHDMLKAHTLLYLKPINGTGGRGILRIERTKSGMLLVQGRDPNRRIVEPVRMNASRLNGYLADWNLKDSQYIVQQGIQLKLASGRVHDYRLLVQKDGTGEWTVTGCAGRIGAFGSITANLHGGGKAVKMDQLLRVWIKDEERIARVKEEVERFGIGVAQYLELCYDALCELAIDIAIDRNGRIWMIEVNPKPAREVFIRAGEKDVYHKAIVKPLEYALWKYKRIKLAKNKRSEEEEQTGR from the coding sequence ATGACACAGCCCGTCCTGGGCATATTGACGCTATATCTCAATGACGCCGGTGTTCTTGAGGAGAGAGACTACTACCGCAAGATGACGGTCGAGGGCCGCAAGCTTGGCCTACACATCATCGTCTTCACGCCTCAGGATGTGCATGACAAAACCAATCTCGTCCGCGCCCAATATTACGATCCCGAATCCAAGCTTTGGCGCCGCAAGTGGACCAAATTCCCCGATATGATCTTCGACCGCTGCCGCATCCAGCGCTCTGCAAGATTCAATCAGCTGCTCAAATTCAGGAGCAAATACGCGGGACGCGTATTCCTGAACCGTCCGCTTCGCAACAAATGGGCGATCCACTCCATCTTGTCGAAGGACAGCCGATTCAAAGTGTATTTGCCCAAAACCCGCTATCTCGACAGCCTTCAGGACGTGCATGATATGCTCAAGGCCCACACCCTGCTCTACCTCAAGCCCATTAATGGCACAGGCGGGCGCGGTATTCTACGCATCGAACGAACCAAAAGCGGTATGCTGCTCGTGCAGGGCAGGGACCCCAATCGCCGAATCGTAGAGCCCGTCCGGATGAATGCGTCGCGGCTGAACGGCTACCTGGCGGACTGGAACCTGAAGGATTCGCAATACATCGTGCAGCAGGGCATTCAGCTCAAGCTTGCAAGCGGGCGCGTGCACGATTATCGGCTGCTCGTCCAGAAGGACGGAACGGGCGAGTGGACCGTCACCGGCTGCGCCGGCCGTATCGGCGCATTCGGCAGCATTACGGCCAATCTTCATGGCGGCGGCAAAGCGGTCAAGATGGATCAGCTGCTGCGGGTATGGATCAAGGATGAGGAGCGTATCGCACGCGTCAAGGAGGAGGTCGAGCGGTTCGGCATCGGCGTAGCCCAATATTTGGAGCTGTGCTATGACGCTTTGTGCGAGCTCGCAATCGACATCGCCATTGACCGGAACGGCCGAATCTGGATGATAGAGGTGAATCCGAAGCCGGCCCGGGAAGTGTTCATTCGCGCGGGAGAGAAGGACGTCTACCACAAGGCGATCGTGAAGCCGCTGGAATACGCGTTATGGAAGTACAAACGGATCAAGCTGGCCAAAAACAAACGATCTGAAGAGGAAGAACAGACCGGGCGATAA
- a CDS encoding HAD hydrolase-like protein, with protein sequence MTTERRPDALIFDMDGTLFETDTLLVSVHQRVFRTLREEGLYMQDTPPVERLLGCLGMLLDDLWRKVMPDASMEARKRADELLLQYELEGLAAGEGRLYPHVADTLRKLKEDGARLYVASNGLEAYVKGVAEHQGIADLFDGIYSAGQYRTSSKVELVARLLADHELAGHTVWMVGDRSSDVEAGRGNGLRTIGCAYAKYGRASELEDADERIADFRELLPRV encoded by the coding sequence ATGACAACGGAACGGCGCCCAGATGCGCTAATATTCGATATGGACGGCACGCTGTTCGAGACGGATACGCTGCTTGTGTCCGTGCACCAGAGAGTGTTCCGGACGCTGAGGGAGGAAGGGCTGTACATGCAGGACACGCCTCCTGTTGAGCGTCTCCTTGGCTGTCTCGGGATGCTGCTGGATGATCTGTGGCGGAAGGTGATGCCGGATGCCAGCATGGAAGCCCGCAAGAGAGCCGACGAGCTTCTGCTCCAGTATGAGCTGGAGGGCCTCGCTGCGGGGGAAGGACGGCTGTATCCCCATGTGGCGGATACGCTGCGCAAGCTGAAGGAGGACGGGGCCAGGCTGTATGTGGCCAGCAATGGCCTTGAGGCATACGTCAAGGGTGTCGCGGAGCATCAGGGCATCGCAGACCTGTTCGACGGCATCTACAGCGCGGGACAATACCGCACCTCCAGCAAGGTGGAGCTGGTGGCCCGGCTGCTTGCCGATCATGAGCTGGCCGGTCACACCGTATGGATGGTGGGAGACCGCTCCTCCGATGTGGAGGCGGGGCGAGGCAATGGACTTCGGACAATCGGCTGCGCTTACGCCAAGTATGGCCGAGCCTCCGAGCTGGAGGATGCGGACGAGAGGATTGCCGACTTCCGCGAGCTGCTGCCTCGTGTTTAG
- a CDS encoding tryptophan-rich sensory protein, whose protein sequence is MNHVYRILNTLGLALVLVMNGLANSLPLNGQTTGELSAKYPVMITPAPYAFSIWLLIYALLTLFVIYQWLPSQWNNPVIRAVNPWFVISCLLNASWIVLWHYEYIAASVFVMFALLLTLIAIYLGVRNPSLQPSARDKLLVRLPFSIYLGWISVASIVNVAVALYDAGWQGFGLSETTWTLIMIGFAIALAMHMAIKYRDVAFVLTILWALIAIAVANY, encoded by the coding sequence ATGAATCATGTATATCGTATCCTCAATACGCTGGGTCTCGCGCTTGTGCTTGTGATGAACGGGCTGGCGAACTCCCTTCCGCTGAACGGCCAGACGACGGGCGAGCTGTCGGCCAAATATCCCGTAATGATAACGCCCGCTCCATACGCCTTCTCGATCTGGCTCTTGATCTATGCTCTGCTGACGCTGTTCGTCATCTATCAATGGCTGCCCTCGCAGTGGAACAATCCCGTCATTCGGGCTGTTAATCCATGGTTTGTGATTAGCTGCCTGCTCAACGCATCCTGGATCGTGCTCTGGCATTACGAATATATCGCCGCCAGCGTGTTCGTCATGTTCGCTCTGCTGCTCACACTTATTGCGATTTATCTGGGAGTCAGAAATCCCTCGCTCCAGCCAAGCGCCCGCGACAAGCTGCTGGTGCGCCTGCCCTTCTCCATCTATCTAGGCTGGATCAGCGTCGCCTCCATTGTCAACGTCGCAGTTGCCCTATATGATGCCGGATGGCAAGGCTTCGGCTTGTCCGAGACGACATGGACGCTAATCATGATCGGCTTCGCCATTGCTCTTGCCATGCATATGGCCATCAAGTACCGGGACGTCGCGTTTGTGCTCACTATTCTGTGGGCCTTGATCGCAATTGCCGTTGCCAACTATTGA